A single window of Ornithorhynchus anatinus isolate Pmale09 chromosome 3, mOrnAna1.pri.v4, whole genome shotgun sequence DNA harbors:
- the MARK2 gene encoding serine/threonine-protein kinase MARK2 isoform X1, protein MSSARTPLPTLNERDTEQQPVLGPLDPKPGGKSNMLRGRNSATSADEQPHIGNYRLLKTIGKGNFAKVKLARHVLTGKEVAVKIIDKTQLNSSSLQKLFREVRIMKVLNHPNIVKLFEVIETEKTLYLVMEYASGGEVFDYLVAHGRMKEKEARAKFRQIVSAVQYCHQKFIVHRDLKAENLLLDADMNIKIADFGFSNEFTFGTKLDTFCGSPPYAAPELFQGKKYDGPEVDVWSLGVILYTLVSGSLPFDGQNLKELRERVLRGKYRIPFYMSTDCENLLKKFLILNPSKRGTLEQIMKDRWMNVGHEEDELKPYVEPLPDYKDPRRTDLMVSMGYTREEIQDSLVSQKYNEVMATYLLLGYKSSELEGDTITLKPRPSAELTNSSAPSPSHKVQRSVSANPKQRRFSDQAGPAIPTSNSYSKKTQSNNAENKRPEEERESGRKTSSTAKVPASPLPGLERKKTTPSPSTNSVLSTSTNRSRNSPLLDRASLGPSSIQNGKDSLTMPGSRASTASASAAVSAARPRQHQKSMSASVHPNKASGLPPTDSNCEVPRPSTAPQRVPVASPSAHNISSSGGAPERTNFPRGVSSRSTFHAGQLRQVRDPQNLPYGVTPASPSGNSQGRRGASGSIFSKFTSKFVRRNLSFRFARRNPNEPESKDRVETLRPHVMGSGAADKEKDDNREAKPRSLRFTWSMKTTSSMEPNEMMREIRKVLDANNCQCELQEKYMLLCMHGTPGHETFVQWEMEVCKLPRLSLNGVRFKRISGTSMAFKNIASKIANELKL, encoded by the exons CAGCCAGTCCTGGGACCCCTGGACCCCAAGCCCGGCGGTAAGTCCAATATGCTGCGGGGCCGCAACTCCGCCACTTCCGCCGACGAGCAGCCCCACATCGGCAACTACCGGCTCCTCAAGACCATCGGCAAGGGGAATTTTGCCAAAGTGAAGCTGGCGCGGCATGTCTTGACCGGGAAAGAG GTGGCGGTGAAAATCATCGACAAGACGCAACTCaattcctccagccttcagaaa CTTTTCCGGGAAGTGCGAATAATGAAGGTTTTGAATCACCCCAACATAG TTAAATTATTTGAAGTGATTGAGACGGAGAAAACACTGTACCTTGTTATGGAGTATGCTAGCGGAG GGGAGGTGTTCGACTACCTGGTTGCCCATGGCagaatgaaggagaaggaggccaGAGCAAAATTTCGCCAG ATAGTATCTGCCGTGCAATACTGTCACCAGAAATTCATTGTACACAGAGACTTGAAG GCCGAGAACCTGCTCTTGGATGCGGACATGAACATCAAGATCGCCGACTTTGGCTTCAGCAACGAGTTTACCTTCGGCACCAAGTTGGACACCTTCTGCGGCAGCCCCCCCTACGCTGCTCCCGAACTCTTCCAGGGAAAGAAGTACGATGGGCCGGAGGTGGATGTCTGGAGCCTGGGGGTCATCCTCTACACTCTGGTCAGCGGCTCGCTGCCTTTTGACGGCCAGAACCTCAAG GAGCTGCGGGAGCGGGTGCTGAGGGGCAAGTACCGCATCCCCTTCTACATGTCAACGGACTGTGAGAACCTCCTCAAGAAATTCCTCATCCTCAACCCCAGCAAGAGAGGCACGTTAGAG CAAATCATGAAAGACCGGTGGATGAACGTAGGCCACGAGGAGGACGAGTTGAAGCCCTATGTGGAGCCGCTCCCCGACTACAAAGACCCCCGCCGGACAG acctgatggtgtccATGGGTTATACGCGGGAGGAGATCCAGGATTCGCTGGTGAGCCAGAAGTACAATGAGGTgatggccacttacctgctgcttgGCTACAAAAGCTCTGAG CTGGAGGGCGATACCATCACTTTAAAGCCCCGGCCATCAGCTGAGCTGACCAATAGCAgcgccccatccccatcccacaaggtaCAGCGCAGCGTCTCCGCCAACCCCAAGCAGCGACGCTTCAGTGATCAGG CTGGTCCTGCCATCCCCACCTCCAATTCCTACTCCAAGAAGACCCAGAGTAATAATGCTGAGAACAAACGGCCCGAAGAGGAGCGGGAGTCCGGGCGCAAGACTAGTAGCACTGCTAAAGTGCCTGCCAGTCCCCTGCCTGGCCTTGAAAGAAAGAAGACCACACCCTCACCTTCCACG AACAGCGTCCTCTCCACCAGCACAAACAGGAGCCGGAACTCCCCCCTCCTGGACCGTGCCAGTCTGGGCCCGAGCTCCATCCAGAACGGCAAAGACAG cctaaccatgcCGGGTTCCCGGGCCTCCACGGCTTCCGCTTCTGCCGCTGTCtccgcggcccggccccgccagcACCAGAAATCCATGTCGGCCTCCGTTCACCCCAACAAGGCCTCCGGGCTGCCCCCCACGGACAGTAATTGTGAGGTGCCGCGGCCCAG CACGGCCCCCCAGCGGGTCCCCGTGGCCTCTCCCTCGGCCCACAACATCAGCAGCAGCGGGGGCGCCCCAGAGAGGACCAACTTCCCTCGGGGCGTGTCAAGCCGCAGCACCTTCCACGCTGGGCAGCTCCGCCAGGTGCGGGACCCTCAGAACCTGCCCTACGGCGtgacccccgcctctccctcgGGCAACAGCCAGGGCCGGCGGGGCGCCTCGGGCAGCATCTTCAGCAAGTTCACATCCAAGTTCGTGCGCAG aaatctgTCTTTCAGGTTTGCCAGAAG GAACCCGAATGAGCCCGAAAGCAAAGACCGAGTGGAAACCCTCAG ACCTCACGTGATGGGGAGCGGGGCCGCCGACAAGGAGAAGGACGACAACAGGGAGGCCAAGCCCCGCTCGCTGCGGTTCACCTGGAGCATGAAGACGACGAGCTCCATGGAACCCAACGAGATGATGCGGGAAATCCGCAAGGTGCTGGACGCTAACAACTGCCAGTGCGAGCTGCAGGAGAAGTACATGCTGCTGTGCATGCACGGGACGCCAGGCCACGAGACCTTCGTGCAGTGGGAGATGGAGGTGTGCAAGCTGCCCCGCCTCTCCCTCAACGGGGTCCGCTTCAAGCGGATATCCGGCACCTCCATGGCCTTCAAGAACATTGCCTCCAAGATTGCCAACGAATTGAAGCTTTAA
- the MARK2 gene encoding serine/threonine-protein kinase MARK2 isoform X10, producing MSSARTPLPTLNERDTEQPVLGPLDPKPGGKSNMLRGRNSATSADEQPHIGNYRLLKTIGKGNFAKVKLARHVLTGKEVAVKIIDKTQLNSSSLQKLFREVRIMKVLNHPNIVKLFEVIETEKTLYLVMEYASGGEVFDYLVAHGRMKEKEARAKFRQIVSAVQYCHQKFIVHRDLKAENLLLDADMNIKIADFGFSNEFTFGTKLDTFCGSPPYAAPELFQGKKYDGPEVDVWSLGVILYTLVSGSLPFDGQNLKELRERVLRGKYRIPFYMSTDCENLLKKFLILNPSKRGTLEQIMKDRWMNVGHEEDELKPYVEPLPDYKDPRRTDLMVSMGYTREEIQDSLVSQKYNEVMATYLLLGYKSSELEGDTITLKPRPSAELTNSSAPSPSHKVQRSVSANPKQRRFSDQAGPAIPTSNSYSKKTQSNNAENKRPEEERESGRKTSSTAKVPASPLPGLERKKTTPSPSTNSVLSTSTNRSRNSPLLDRASLGPSSIQNGKDSTAPQRVPVASPSAHNISSSGGAPERTNFPRGVSSRSTFHAGQLRQVRDPQNLPYGVTPASPSGNSQGRRGASGSIFSKFTSKFVRRNPNEPESKDRVETLRPHVMGSGAADKEKDDNREAKPRSLRFTWSMKTTSSMEPNEMMREIRKVLDANNCQCELQEKYMLLCMHGTPGHETFVQWEMEVCKLPRLSLNGVRFKRISGTSMAFKNIASKIANELKL from the exons CCAGTCCTGGGACCCCTGGACCCCAAGCCCGGCGGTAAGTCCAATATGCTGCGGGGCCGCAACTCCGCCACTTCCGCCGACGAGCAGCCCCACATCGGCAACTACCGGCTCCTCAAGACCATCGGCAAGGGGAATTTTGCCAAAGTGAAGCTGGCGCGGCATGTCTTGACCGGGAAAGAG GTGGCGGTGAAAATCATCGACAAGACGCAACTCaattcctccagccttcagaaa CTTTTCCGGGAAGTGCGAATAATGAAGGTTTTGAATCACCCCAACATAG TTAAATTATTTGAAGTGATTGAGACGGAGAAAACACTGTACCTTGTTATGGAGTATGCTAGCGGAG GGGAGGTGTTCGACTACCTGGTTGCCCATGGCagaatgaaggagaaggaggccaGAGCAAAATTTCGCCAG ATAGTATCTGCCGTGCAATACTGTCACCAGAAATTCATTGTACACAGAGACTTGAAG GCCGAGAACCTGCTCTTGGATGCGGACATGAACATCAAGATCGCCGACTTTGGCTTCAGCAACGAGTTTACCTTCGGCACCAAGTTGGACACCTTCTGCGGCAGCCCCCCCTACGCTGCTCCCGAACTCTTCCAGGGAAAGAAGTACGATGGGCCGGAGGTGGATGTCTGGAGCCTGGGGGTCATCCTCTACACTCTGGTCAGCGGCTCGCTGCCTTTTGACGGCCAGAACCTCAAG GAGCTGCGGGAGCGGGTGCTGAGGGGCAAGTACCGCATCCCCTTCTACATGTCAACGGACTGTGAGAACCTCCTCAAGAAATTCCTCATCCTCAACCCCAGCAAGAGAGGCACGTTAGAG CAAATCATGAAAGACCGGTGGATGAACGTAGGCCACGAGGAGGACGAGTTGAAGCCCTATGTGGAGCCGCTCCCCGACTACAAAGACCCCCGCCGGACAG acctgatggtgtccATGGGTTATACGCGGGAGGAGATCCAGGATTCGCTGGTGAGCCAGAAGTACAATGAGGTgatggccacttacctgctgcttgGCTACAAAAGCTCTGAG CTGGAGGGCGATACCATCACTTTAAAGCCCCGGCCATCAGCTGAGCTGACCAATAGCAgcgccccatccccatcccacaaggtaCAGCGCAGCGTCTCCGCCAACCCCAAGCAGCGACGCTTCAGTGATCAGG CTGGTCCTGCCATCCCCACCTCCAATTCCTACTCCAAGAAGACCCAGAGTAATAATGCTGAGAACAAACGGCCCGAAGAGGAGCGGGAGTCCGGGCGCAAGACTAGTAGCACTGCTAAAGTGCCTGCCAGTCCCCTGCCTGGCCTTGAAAGAAAGAAGACCACACCCTCACCTTCCACG AACAGCGTCCTCTCCACCAGCACAAACAGGAGCCGGAACTCCCCCCTCCTGGACCGTGCCAGTCTGGGCCCGAGCTCCATCCAGAACGGCAAAGACAG CACGGCCCCCCAGCGGGTCCCCGTGGCCTCTCCCTCGGCCCACAACATCAGCAGCAGCGGGGGCGCCCCAGAGAGGACCAACTTCCCTCGGGGCGTGTCAAGCCGCAGCACCTTCCACGCTGGGCAGCTCCGCCAGGTGCGGGACCCTCAGAACCTGCCCTACGGCGtgacccccgcctctccctcgGGCAACAGCCAGGGCCGGCGGGGCGCCTCGGGCAGCATCTTCAGCAAGTTCACATCCAAGTTCGTGCGCAG GAACCCGAATGAGCCCGAAAGCAAAGACCGAGTGGAAACCCTCAG ACCTCACGTGATGGGGAGCGGGGCCGCCGACAAGGAGAAGGACGACAACAGGGAGGCCAAGCCCCGCTCGCTGCGGTTCACCTGGAGCATGAAGACGACGAGCTCCATGGAACCCAACGAGATGATGCGGGAAATCCGCAAGGTGCTGGACGCTAACAACTGCCAGTGCGAGCTGCAGGAGAAGTACATGCTGCTGTGCATGCACGGGACGCCAGGCCACGAGACCTTCGTGCAGTGGGAGATGGAGGTGTGCAAGCTGCCCCGCCTCTCCCTCAACGGGGTCCGCTTCAAGCGGATATCCGGCACCTCCATGGCCTTCAAGAACATTGCCTCCAAGATTGCCAACGAATTGAAGCTTTAA
- the MARK2 gene encoding serine/threonine-protein kinase MARK2 isoform X8: MSSARTPLPTLNERDTEQPVLGPLDPKPGGKSNMLRGRNSATSADEQPHIGNYRLLKTIGKGNFAKVKLARHVLTGKEVAVKIIDKTQLNSSSLQKLFREVRIMKVLNHPNIVKLFEVIETEKTLYLVMEYASGGEVFDYLVAHGRMKEKEARAKFRQIVSAVQYCHQKFIVHRDLKAENLLLDADMNIKIADFGFSNEFTFGTKLDTFCGSPPYAAPELFQGKKYDGPEVDVWSLGVILYTLVSGSLPFDGQNLKELRERVLRGKYRIPFYMSTDCENLLKKFLILNPSKRGTLEQIMKDRWMNVGHEEDELKPYVEPLPDYKDPRRTDLMVSMGYTREEIQDSLVSQKYNEVMATYLLLGYKSSELEGDTITLKPRPSAELTNSSAPSPSHKVQRSVSANPKQRRFSDQAGPAIPTSNSYSKKTQSNNAENKRPEEERESGRKTSSTAKVPASPLPGLERKKTTPSPSTNSVLSTSTNRSRNSPLLDRASLGPSSIQNGKDSTAPQRVPVASPSAHNISSSGGAPERTNFPRGVSSRSTFHAGQLRQVRDPQNLPYGVTPASPSGNSQGRRGASGSIFSKFTSKFVRRNLSFRFARRNPNEPESKDRVETLRPHVMGSGAADKEKDDNREAKPRSLRFTWSMKTTSSMEPNEMMREIRKVLDANNCQCELQEKYMLLCMHGTPGHETFVQWEMEVCKLPRLSLNGVRFKRISGTSMAFKNIASKIANELKL; encoded by the exons CCAGTCCTGGGACCCCTGGACCCCAAGCCCGGCGGTAAGTCCAATATGCTGCGGGGCCGCAACTCCGCCACTTCCGCCGACGAGCAGCCCCACATCGGCAACTACCGGCTCCTCAAGACCATCGGCAAGGGGAATTTTGCCAAAGTGAAGCTGGCGCGGCATGTCTTGACCGGGAAAGAG GTGGCGGTGAAAATCATCGACAAGACGCAACTCaattcctccagccttcagaaa CTTTTCCGGGAAGTGCGAATAATGAAGGTTTTGAATCACCCCAACATAG TTAAATTATTTGAAGTGATTGAGACGGAGAAAACACTGTACCTTGTTATGGAGTATGCTAGCGGAG GGGAGGTGTTCGACTACCTGGTTGCCCATGGCagaatgaaggagaaggaggccaGAGCAAAATTTCGCCAG ATAGTATCTGCCGTGCAATACTGTCACCAGAAATTCATTGTACACAGAGACTTGAAG GCCGAGAACCTGCTCTTGGATGCGGACATGAACATCAAGATCGCCGACTTTGGCTTCAGCAACGAGTTTACCTTCGGCACCAAGTTGGACACCTTCTGCGGCAGCCCCCCCTACGCTGCTCCCGAACTCTTCCAGGGAAAGAAGTACGATGGGCCGGAGGTGGATGTCTGGAGCCTGGGGGTCATCCTCTACACTCTGGTCAGCGGCTCGCTGCCTTTTGACGGCCAGAACCTCAAG GAGCTGCGGGAGCGGGTGCTGAGGGGCAAGTACCGCATCCCCTTCTACATGTCAACGGACTGTGAGAACCTCCTCAAGAAATTCCTCATCCTCAACCCCAGCAAGAGAGGCACGTTAGAG CAAATCATGAAAGACCGGTGGATGAACGTAGGCCACGAGGAGGACGAGTTGAAGCCCTATGTGGAGCCGCTCCCCGACTACAAAGACCCCCGCCGGACAG acctgatggtgtccATGGGTTATACGCGGGAGGAGATCCAGGATTCGCTGGTGAGCCAGAAGTACAATGAGGTgatggccacttacctgctgcttgGCTACAAAAGCTCTGAG CTGGAGGGCGATACCATCACTTTAAAGCCCCGGCCATCAGCTGAGCTGACCAATAGCAgcgccccatccccatcccacaaggtaCAGCGCAGCGTCTCCGCCAACCCCAAGCAGCGACGCTTCAGTGATCAGG CTGGTCCTGCCATCCCCACCTCCAATTCCTACTCCAAGAAGACCCAGAGTAATAATGCTGAGAACAAACGGCCCGAAGAGGAGCGGGAGTCCGGGCGCAAGACTAGTAGCACTGCTAAAGTGCCTGCCAGTCCCCTGCCTGGCCTTGAAAGAAAGAAGACCACACCCTCACCTTCCACG AACAGCGTCCTCTCCACCAGCACAAACAGGAGCCGGAACTCCCCCCTCCTGGACCGTGCCAGTCTGGGCCCGAGCTCCATCCAGAACGGCAAAGACAG CACGGCCCCCCAGCGGGTCCCCGTGGCCTCTCCCTCGGCCCACAACATCAGCAGCAGCGGGGGCGCCCCAGAGAGGACCAACTTCCCTCGGGGCGTGTCAAGCCGCAGCACCTTCCACGCTGGGCAGCTCCGCCAGGTGCGGGACCCTCAGAACCTGCCCTACGGCGtgacccccgcctctccctcgGGCAACAGCCAGGGCCGGCGGGGCGCCTCGGGCAGCATCTTCAGCAAGTTCACATCCAAGTTCGTGCGCAG aaatctgTCTTTCAGGTTTGCCAGAAG GAACCCGAATGAGCCCGAAAGCAAAGACCGAGTGGAAACCCTCAG ACCTCACGTGATGGGGAGCGGGGCCGCCGACAAGGAGAAGGACGACAACAGGGAGGCCAAGCCCCGCTCGCTGCGGTTCACCTGGAGCATGAAGACGACGAGCTCCATGGAACCCAACGAGATGATGCGGGAAATCCGCAAGGTGCTGGACGCTAACAACTGCCAGTGCGAGCTGCAGGAGAAGTACATGCTGCTGTGCATGCACGGGACGCCAGGCCACGAGACCTTCGTGCAGTGGGAGATGGAGGTGTGCAAGCTGCCCCGCCTCTCCCTCAACGGGGTCCGCTTCAAGCGGATATCCGGCACCTCCATGGCCTTCAAGAACATTGCCTCCAAGATTGCCAACGAATTGAAGCTTTAA
- the MARK2 gene encoding serine/threonine-protein kinase MARK2 isoform X11 yields the protein MSSARTPLPTLNERDTEQPVLGPLDPKPGGKSNMLRGRNSATSADEQPHIGNYRLLKTIGKGNFAKVKLARHVLTGKEVAVKIIDKTQLNSSSLQKLFREVRIMKVLNHPNIVKLFEVIETEKTLYLVMEYASGGEVFDYLVAHGRMKEKEARAKFRQIVSAVQYCHQKFIVHRDLKAENLLLDADMNIKIADFGFSNEFTFGTKLDTFCGSPPYAAPELFQGKKYDGPEVDVWSLGVILYTLVSGSLPFDGQNLKELRERVLRGKYRIPFYMSTDCENLLKKFLILNPSKRGTLEQIMKDRWMNVGHEEDELKPYVEPLPDYKDPRRTDLMVSMGYTREEIQDSLVSQKYNEVMATYLLLGYKSSELEGDTITLKPRPSAELTNSSAPSPSHKVQRSVSANPKQRRFSDQAGPAIPTSNSYSKKTQSNNAENKRPEEERESGRKTSSTAKVPASPLPGLERKKTTPSPSTNSVLSTSTNRSRNSPLLDRASLGPSSIQNGKDSTAPQRVPVASPSAHNISSSGGAPERTNFPRGVSSRSTFHAGQLRQVRDPQNLPYGVTPASPSGNSQGRRGASGSIFSKFTSKFVRRPHVMGSGAADKEKDDNREAKPRSLRFTWSMKTTSSMEPNEMMREIRKVLDANNCQCELQEKYMLLCMHGTPGHETFVQWEMEVCKLPRLSLNGVRFKRISGTSMAFKNIASKIANELKL from the exons CCAGTCCTGGGACCCCTGGACCCCAAGCCCGGCGGTAAGTCCAATATGCTGCGGGGCCGCAACTCCGCCACTTCCGCCGACGAGCAGCCCCACATCGGCAACTACCGGCTCCTCAAGACCATCGGCAAGGGGAATTTTGCCAAAGTGAAGCTGGCGCGGCATGTCTTGACCGGGAAAGAG GTGGCGGTGAAAATCATCGACAAGACGCAACTCaattcctccagccttcagaaa CTTTTCCGGGAAGTGCGAATAATGAAGGTTTTGAATCACCCCAACATAG TTAAATTATTTGAAGTGATTGAGACGGAGAAAACACTGTACCTTGTTATGGAGTATGCTAGCGGAG GGGAGGTGTTCGACTACCTGGTTGCCCATGGCagaatgaaggagaaggaggccaGAGCAAAATTTCGCCAG ATAGTATCTGCCGTGCAATACTGTCACCAGAAATTCATTGTACACAGAGACTTGAAG GCCGAGAACCTGCTCTTGGATGCGGACATGAACATCAAGATCGCCGACTTTGGCTTCAGCAACGAGTTTACCTTCGGCACCAAGTTGGACACCTTCTGCGGCAGCCCCCCCTACGCTGCTCCCGAACTCTTCCAGGGAAAGAAGTACGATGGGCCGGAGGTGGATGTCTGGAGCCTGGGGGTCATCCTCTACACTCTGGTCAGCGGCTCGCTGCCTTTTGACGGCCAGAACCTCAAG GAGCTGCGGGAGCGGGTGCTGAGGGGCAAGTACCGCATCCCCTTCTACATGTCAACGGACTGTGAGAACCTCCTCAAGAAATTCCTCATCCTCAACCCCAGCAAGAGAGGCACGTTAGAG CAAATCATGAAAGACCGGTGGATGAACGTAGGCCACGAGGAGGACGAGTTGAAGCCCTATGTGGAGCCGCTCCCCGACTACAAAGACCCCCGCCGGACAG acctgatggtgtccATGGGTTATACGCGGGAGGAGATCCAGGATTCGCTGGTGAGCCAGAAGTACAATGAGGTgatggccacttacctgctgcttgGCTACAAAAGCTCTGAG CTGGAGGGCGATACCATCACTTTAAAGCCCCGGCCATCAGCTGAGCTGACCAATAGCAgcgccccatccccatcccacaaggtaCAGCGCAGCGTCTCCGCCAACCCCAAGCAGCGACGCTTCAGTGATCAGG CTGGTCCTGCCATCCCCACCTCCAATTCCTACTCCAAGAAGACCCAGAGTAATAATGCTGAGAACAAACGGCCCGAAGAGGAGCGGGAGTCCGGGCGCAAGACTAGTAGCACTGCTAAAGTGCCTGCCAGTCCCCTGCCTGGCCTTGAAAGAAAGAAGACCACACCCTCACCTTCCACG AACAGCGTCCTCTCCACCAGCACAAACAGGAGCCGGAACTCCCCCCTCCTGGACCGTGCCAGTCTGGGCCCGAGCTCCATCCAGAACGGCAAAGACAG CACGGCCCCCCAGCGGGTCCCCGTGGCCTCTCCCTCGGCCCACAACATCAGCAGCAGCGGGGGCGCCCCAGAGAGGACCAACTTCCCTCGGGGCGTGTCAAGCCGCAGCACCTTCCACGCTGGGCAGCTCCGCCAGGTGCGGGACCCTCAGAACCTGCCCTACGGCGtgacccccgcctctccctcgGGCAACAGCCAGGGCCGGCGGGGCGCCTCGGGCAGCATCTTCAGCAAGTTCACATCCAAGTTCGTGCGCAG ACCTCACGTGATGGGGAGCGGGGCCGCCGACAAGGAGAAGGACGACAACAGGGAGGCCAAGCCCCGCTCGCTGCGGTTCACCTGGAGCATGAAGACGACGAGCTCCATGGAACCCAACGAGATGATGCGGGAAATCCGCAAGGTGCTGGACGCTAACAACTGCCAGTGCGAGCTGCAGGAGAAGTACATGCTGCTGTGCATGCACGGGACGCCAGGCCACGAGACCTTCGTGCAGTGGGAGATGGAGGTGTGCAAGCTGCCCCGCCTCTCCCTCAACGGGGTCCGCTTCAAGCGGATATCCGGCACCTCCATGGCCTTCAAGAACATTGCCTCCAAGATTGCCAACGAATTGAAGCTTTAA